Part of the Alkalilimnicola sp. S0819 genome is shown below.
AAGGTCTACCCGCTGCGGGCCGGCGTGATGTACGCGCTGGACAAGCACGACAAGCACTATCTGCGCGCCACCAGCGATCTGCGCATGATGTGCGTGTTCAACCCGCCGCTGACGGGGCGGGAAGTGCATGACGAGAATGGGGTCTATCCGCTGATCGAAGAGGACTGAACCCGGGCGCGTACCGCACCCTGATGAACGCCGGGTACACCACCCGGCGTTTTTTTTGCTTCATCGCGCTTGGGCGGGAAAACGGAGGTACAGGGAAACGGCCTTTGACGAGCCTTATGGCGTAGGTGCCGGTCCCGGGGTGGGTACGGCCTGGGGCGGCCCACGATTTGGCCCGGCTACGCCGGGCTGCCCTGCGCTTCTCGCCGGAAAGGGGCGGGTTGCAAACTCGCTTCGCTCAAACAGGCAACCCGCTTTTTCCCTTTCCGGCTGCGATGCTCGGCTGCATCGACGTCCGCCCCAGGCCGTACCCACCCCGGAACCCCATCTGTCGGCGCAAGCTCCACCCCAAAAGCCGGGAGAAATGCGCTCGCGCCGTCGCGATGTCACGAAGCGAAAGTGCGCTCTCTCTTTGTATCACTCTGGATCGAGAAGCAGCCACCCAGGTTCGAGGAGCCGTGTCCGGGTGGGCTTTGGGGGTTCGTTGGCGCAGCCGGGGCCAAGACTTGGAACCCCCAAAGCCCACCCGGGCACGGCGGCGGCCACCGACGTTCAGGCGTGTGTCCCCATGCTTTCCGGACAGCAAGGAAAGAATTGGTGGTTTCCGCTTGATCCGCGATGAGCCACAAAAAAGCCCCGCTTCTCAGCGGGGCTTTTCTTTCGAGCGTTCCGGCAACTGCCTCAGGGCATGCGGAAGGCCGTGGCGGCCTGGTTGTAGCCCACGCCGGAGCCAATCATCACCACCAGATCGCCGGACTTGATCTTGCCCTGCTCGATGGCGTCATCCAGCGCCATGGGGATGCAGGCGGAACCCGTGTAGCCCCACTTGTCCATGACCATGTGGCACTTCTCGACCGGCACGCCGATGTTCTCGGCGGCCAGCTCGATGGTGGGCTTGCGCACCTGGGTGAAGATCACCTGGTCCACGTCGTCGGCGGTGAAGTTGTTCTCTGCGGCCAGGCGCTTGAACAGGCGCGGCCAGCCCTCGTCGTTGATTTCGGGCGGGTAGCGCTTGACCAGCTTGACCTTGGTGCGGCCTTCCTGCAGTGCTTCCTCGTTGGCGGGCTCGGCGGTGCCGCCGGCGTAGATGCCCCAGGCGTCGGCGAAGGCGCCGTCGGCCTGCAGGGCGGTGCCGATGAAGCCCGGCTTGTCGCCCGGCTCCAGGATGGCGGCCCCGGCGCCGTCGCCGTAGAAGAAGATGGTCGGGTCATCCGGGTCGCCCAGCTTGTGCATCATGTAGACGCTGACCACCAGCACCTTCTTCAGTGCCGGGTTGGTGGCGATCAGGCCCGCGGCAGCAGCGAAGGCGGTGGGGAAGGAGGCGCAGGCGCAGCCCACGTCGAAGGTGCCGGCGTTCTTGGCGCCCAGCTTGTGCTGCAACACGGTGGAGGTGGCCGGGGTGATGTAGTCCGGCGAATCGGTGCCCAGCACGATCAGGTCGATGTCCTCGGGCTGGAGGTCGGCCTTGTCCAGCACCTTGCGCGCGGCCTGCAGGGCCAGATCGGAGCTGGCCCAGTCATCGGGCGCGTACCAGCGTTGCTCGATGCCGGTGCTCTTGGCGAATTTGCCGATCACCTCGGGCAGTCCGAGTTCGGTGAAGTGCTTGTTCAGTTCCTCGTTGCTGACCTTGCGCTCCGGCACGTAATGGCTGGTCGCAACGAGATTGGCGATGCGTGTCATTCCAGGTTTCCCCCGACTTGGGTCGTTGATATCAGCTGACTGCCCTGTCATGTCATGAAGCGGCAAGCTTACCGGGGGAGGGGGCGCAAAGGGAACCCTTGCGGGGCGCCAATGCTTGCTGTGGTGCAGCATTGTCCGGGGGGTTACCGCAGAGGCGCAGAGGCGCAGAGGCGCAGAGGCGCAGAGTTGCGCAGAGTTGCGCAGAGTGGGGTCAGAGCCGTTCAAGGCGACGACCTCGGGCGGCGGGCACGCCACACGGTATCGTTCTTTCTGTGTGATCTCTGCGTCTCTGCGGTGCATGCCCCCCACGCCCCGCTCTTCAGCGTTTCGGCAGATACAGATCCGTGAGCGTGCCGGCCGCGGCCTCGGCGGCCATGGCTACCGTTTCCGACAGGGTCGGGTGGGGGTGGATGCTCAGGGCGATGTCCTCGGCCTCGGCGCCCATCTCGATCGCCAGCACCACCTCGGAAATCAGGTCCCCGGCGTTGGGGCCGGTGATCGCGCCGCCCAGCAGGCGCCCGGTCTCCTGGCTGAACAGCAGCTTGGTCATGCCGCTGTCGGCGTTCAGCGAGAGCGCGCGGCCGTTGGCCGCCCAGGGGAACACGGCCTTGTCCACGGCGATGCCGCGGGCTTTCGCCTGCTCCTCGGTCAGCCCGGCCCAGGCCACTTCCGGGTCGGTGTAGGCCACCGAGGGGATGCAGCGGGGCTCGAAGGCGCTCTTGTGACCGGCGATGACCTCGGCGGCGACCTTGCCCTCGTGGGTGGCCTTGTGGGCCAGCATGGGCTGCCCGGCCAGATCCCCGATGACGTGGATGTGGGCCACATTGCTGCGCTGGAATTCATCCACCGGAATATGGCCGTGCTCGTCCAGCTTCAGGCCCGCCGCTTCCACGTTGAGCCTGTCGCTGTTGGGGCGGCGGCCCACGGCCACCAGCACCCGCTCGAAGCTGTCCTCGTCCGGGGCGTCCTTGCCTTCGAAGCGCACTTTCACCTGCTTCTTGCCGGGCTCCAGGGCCGTGACCCTGGTTCCCAGGTAAATGGCCTCGTAACGCGGCTCGATACGCTTGCGCAGCGGTTTGACCATGTCGGCGTCCACGCCGGGAATCAGCCGATCGGCGAGCTCCACCACGGTGACCCTGGCCCCCAGGGCCTGGTAGACCGTGGCCATTTCCAGGCCGATGATGCCGCCGCCGATCACCAGCAGACGCTTGGGCACGTCTTCGAGCTGCAAGGCGTCGGTGGAGTCCATGATCAGCGGGTGATCCAGGTCCATGCCCGGCGGGGCCACCGGGCGCGATCCCGCGGCGAGGATGCAGTGGCGGAAGCGGATTCGGCGGCTCTTCCGGCCTTTCGCCGTCACCTCGAAGGTGTGCGGGTCGGTGAAGCGAGCCTCGCCCTGCACCACCTCGACCTTGCGCTGCTTCGCCAGGCCCTTGAGCCCGGCGGTGAGCTTGCCGATGACCTGGTCGCGCCAGCCGCCGAGCTTTTTCAGATCCAGCTTCGGCTTGCCGAAGCTGACCCCGTGTTCGGCGAACTCGGCCGCCTCCTCGATGACTTTCGCCGCGTGCAGCAGCGCCTTGGAGGGAATGCAGCCCACGTTCAGGCACACGCCGCCGAGGCTGGCGTGCTTCTCGATGAGGATCACCTTGAGGCCCAGGTCGGCGGCGCGGAAGGCGGCGGTGTAGCCGCCGGGTCCGGCGCCCAGCACCACCACGTCGGCGTCCACCTCGTCGGGGGCGTCGCTGGGGGCCGGCGCCGGGGCGGGTTGGTCCCCGCCTTTCTCGGCGGTCTGCGCCGGAGCGTGCGCGTTGTCGGGCGCGGCTTTCTCGGCGGGCGCTTCGGCCTGCGCCGCCTTGCCCTCCTCCGCGTCGCCTTCGCTCTCTTCGGGCTGGAGCAGCGCGACCACGTCACCCTGGGCGACCTGGTCGCCCACCTTGATCCTTACCTCGGTGATGGTGCCCGCTCGCTCGGCGGGTACTTCCATGGTGGCCTTGTCGCTCTCCAGGGTGAGCAGGGATTGCTCCTGCTCCACCCGGTCGCCGGCCGCGATGAGCACCTCGATGACATCCACGGCGTCGAAATCGCCAATGTCCGGGACTTTCAGTTCAATTGTGTCGGCCATTACAGGGCCCCTCCTACAGGATCAGCCGGCGCAGATCGCCCAGCAGCTCCGCCAGGTACGTGGTGAAGCGGGCGGCGGCGGCGCCGTCGATGACCCGGTGGTCGTAGGACAGGCTCAGCGGCAGCATCAGCCGCGGCTGGAACTGCTCGCCGTCCCAGACCGGCTTCATCGCCGCGCGGGATACGCCGAGGATGGCCACCTCCGGGGCGTTGACGATGGGGGTGAAGGCGGTGCCGCCGATGCCCCCCAGGCTGGAGATGGAGAAGCAGCCGCCCTGCATGTCGCCGGGGGCGAGCTTGCCGTCGCGGGCCTTGGCGCTGAGCTCGATCAGATCCCGGGCGATGTCGTAGATGCCTTTGGTGTCGGCATCGCGGATCACCGGCACCATCAGGCCCTGGGGCGTGTCCACGGCGACACCGATGTGGCAGTACTTCTTGTAGTAGAGGGCATCGCCTTCCGGGGCGAGGGAGCTGTTGAAGTCCGGGTAGCGGCGCAGGGCCGCCGCCGAGGCCTTCACCATGAACGCCAGCGGCGTGAGCTTGACGCCCTCGCCCTCGGCCCGGGCCTTCTCGGCCTTGCGGAAGGCCTCCAGCTCGGTGATATCGGCTTCGTCGAACTGGGTGACGTGGGGGATGTTCAGCCAGCTGCGGTGCAGGTGCGGGCCGGCGATGCGCTTGATGCGTGACAGCGCCACCTTCTCCACCTCGCCGAACTTGCTGAAGTCCACCGCCGGTATGGGCGGGATGCCGCCCATACCGGGGGTGGCGGTCGCCGCCGTGCCGCCGCTCAGGGCCTGCTTGACGAAGCCCTGCACATCCTCTTTCAGGATGCGGCCCTTGCGGCCGCTGCCCTGGATGCGCTCCAGCGGCGCGCCCAGTTCCCGCGCGAAGCGACGCACGGCGGGGCTGGCGTGGGCCTTGGTCTGGGACGCCACATCCAGCGGTGCCAGCGGCTGGTGGTCCTTCTTCACCGGGTGCTCCGGTGGCTCGCCGCCGGCGGCGGACGGGGCCGGCTCGGGCTCACTGGGCTCGGTGCCCGAGGCCTCCTCGGAAGGTGCCTCCGGGGCGGGCTGTTCGGCCTGCTCGTCGGCTTCCGGCCGGGCCGCCGCTTGGTCGTCCGGCGTATCGGCTTCCTTCGCGTCCTCGCTGTCGACGGGCTCCAGCAGCGCGATGACATCCCCCTGGGCGACCTTGTCGCCCACCTTCACCTTCACCTCGGTGACCTTGCCGGCCCGGGAGGCGGGTACCTCCATGGTGGCCTTGTCGCTCTCCAGGGTGAGCAGGGACTGTTCCTGTTCGATGCTGTCTCCCACCGAGACCAGCACCTCGATGACATCCACGGCGTCGAAGTCGCCGATGTCGGGTACCTTGATTTCTACGCTGTCAGCCATGTTCGGTCCTTTTCCATAGCCGCCCGGCGCGTCGCGCCGGGGCGGGGTGCTACGCGCGCTCAGCCGTGTTCCGGGCGGGCCTTCTCCGGGTCGATGCCGTACTTCTTGATGGCCTCGGACACGGTCTTGGCCGGAATCTCGCCGTCATCGGCGAGCACCTTGAGCGCGGCCACGGTGACGTAGTGACGGTCCACCTCGAAGTAGTTGCGCAGCCGTTCGCGGGTGTCCGAGCGGCCGAAGCCGTCGGTGCCCAGCACCAGGTAGCGTCGGTCCATCCAGGGCCGGATCTGGTCGGCGAAGCTGCGCATGTAGTCGGTGGCGGCCACCGCCGGGCCCTTGCGGCCCTTGAGGCAGTCGGCGACGTAGGCCGTGTGGGGCTTGTCCTCCGGGTGGAGCATGTTCCAGCGCTCGGCGTCTATGCCGTCGCGGCGCAGCTCGGTGAAGGACGGGCAGCTCCAGATGTCCGCGGAGACCTTCCAGTCCTTCTTCAGCAGATCCGCCGCCTCGATCACCTCGCGCAGGATGGTGCCGGAGCCGAGCAGCTGCACCTTGAGCTTGCCCTGACCACCGTCGCGCAAGAGATACATGCCCCGGCGTATGCCCTCCTCGGCCCCCTCGGGCATGGCCGGCTGGACATAGTTCTCGTTCATCATGGTGATGTAGTAGAAGACGTTCTCCTGCTCGGCGTACATGCGTCGCAGGCCGTCCTGGATCACGACGGCCAGCTCGTAGGCGAAGGCCGGGTCGTAGGAGACGCAGTTGGGGATGGTGGCCGAGAGCAGGTGGCTGTGGCCGTCCTGGTGCTGCAGGCCCTCGCCGTTGAGGGTGGTGCGCCCGGCGGTGCCGCCCATGAGAAAGCCCCGGGCCTGCATGTCGCCGGCGGCCCAGGCCAGGTCTCCCACCCGCTGGAAGCCGAACATGGAGTAGTAGGCGTAGAAGGGGATCATGGGCACGCCGTGGTTGGCGTAACTGGTGCCCGCGGCGATCCAGCTGGACATGGCGCCGGCCTCGTTGATGCCTTCCTGCAGGATCTGCCCGGTCTTGCTCTCCTTGTAGAACATCAGCTGATCGGCGTCCTGGGGTTCGTAGAGCTGACCCTGGGAGCTGTAGATGCCGAGCTGGCGGAACAGGCCTTCCATGCCGAAGGTGCGCGCCTCGTCGGGGACGATGGGCACGATGTGCTTGGCGAGCTTCTTGTCGCGCAGCAGGATGGAGAGCGCCCGCACGAAGGCCATGGTGGTGGACATCTCCCGATCGCCGCTGTCTTTCAGCAGCAGATCGAAGGCGGAGAGTTCCGGCACTTCCAGCGGGTCCACCTGATGGTGGCGCGCCGGCAACGGGCCGCCGAGCTGCTCCCGGCGCTCGCGCAGGTATTTTATCTCCGGGCTGTCCGGGTCGGGCCTGTAGAAGGGCGCCTCGGCGATGTCCTCGTCGCTGACGGGGATGTTGAAGCGGTCGCGGAAGGCCTTGAGTGCCTCGGTGCCCATCTTCTTCTGCTGATGGGTGATGTTCTGGCCTTCGCCCGCCGCGCCCATGCCGTAGCCCTTGACGGTCTTGGCGAGGATCACCGTGGGCTGGCCGCGGTGGTTCACCGCGGCGTGGTAGGCCGCATAGATCTTGTGCGGGTCGTGGCCGCCGCGGTTCAGGCGCCAGATGTCCTGGTCGGACATATTGGCCACCATGGCCTTGAGCTCCGGGTACTTGCCGAAGAAGTGCTCGCGGGTATACGCCCCGCCCTTGGCCTTGAAGTTCTGGTACTCGCCGTCCACCGCCTCTTCCATGCGCTTGCGCAGCAGGCCCTTGGTGTCCTTGGCGAGCAGGGGGTCCCAGTAGGAGCCCCAGACGACTTTCAGCACGTTCCAGCCGGCGCCGCGGAACTCGCCCTCCAGTTCCTGGATGATCTTGCCGTTGCCGCGCACCGGGCCGTCCAGGCGCTGCAGATTGCAGTTGACCACGAACACCAGGTTGTCCAGGCCTTCCCGAGCGGCGAGCCCGATCGCGCCCAGGGATTCCGGCTCATCCATCTCGCCATCACCCAGGAAGCACCAGACCTTGCGCTGGCTGGCATCGATGATGCCGCGGTGGTGCAGGTACTTCATGAAGCGGGCCTGGTAGATGGCCATGATCGGCCCCAGCCCCATGGAGACCGTGGGGAACTGCCAGAAGTCCGGCATCAGCCAGGGGTGCGGGTAGGAAGTCAGCGCATCCGGCAGGGTGTCCTGGCGGAATTTGCGCAGCTGATCTTCGCTGATGCGCCCTTCCAGGTAGGCGCGGGCGTAGATGCCAGGTGCCGAGTGGCCCTGAATGAACACCATGTCGCCGCCGTGCTCCTCCGTGCGCGCGTGCCAGAAGTGGTTGAAGCCCACGTCGTACAGGGTCGCGCTGGAGGCGAAGCTGGCGATATGGCCGCCGATGCCGTCGTGTTCCTTGTTCGCCTGCACCACCATGGCCGCCGCGTTCCAGCGGATGATCGAGCGCAGGCGCCATTCCAGCTCGTGATCGCCCGGGGAGCGCTCCTCCATGTGGGGCGGGACGGTGTTCTGGTAGGCGGTGGTCGCCTTGAAGGGGATATGGCCGCCACTGCGGCGGGCCTTGTCCACCAGGGCCTCGAGCAGATAGTGAGCGCGCTCCGGACCTTCGACATCGATGACCGCATCCAGGGCATCGAGCCACTCGCTGGTCTCTTGCGGATCCACATCCTTCGGTGTGTCAGCCATTCTTGCACCTCGTGGGTTGTCCGCGCATCGGGCGACCATGCGTTTCCGATTGGAAGCACGTGCTGCCCGGCCTTCTGGGCCGGGCGGCCGGTGACCCGCCTGCGCGGTGGCTTGTCAGGGGTAATGTTGTTTATTGACAGAGCCAATCCTAGCCCGCAAGGCCGCGCGCCTCCAGCGTTTCCCGTTGTGCAGCGCGGGATCGCGGGCAGGCCACAAGGTAATCGCTTAGCCTTTTGGGGGGCCTGCGGGAGCGCCTGTGAAAGCGTCGGCGGAAGCTTCTGGGGAGGAGTCCCCCGGGGCGCTTACAAGGCACGCCTCACGCCGGGCTCAGTTCGCTTGCTTGCCTTGATGGGGCTGGGCGGGGTGGTTTTCACGTCCGCCGCTGAGCCCGGCGGTGAGGGCAAAGCGCATGGCCTCGTCCACGGGCATGTCCACGGGCTGCAGAACCTCGCGGGGCAGGAACACGGTGTAGCCGCCGATCTGGTAGCTCATGGGGAAGTACACGGCCACCAGATCGTCGCCGGCCAGGCCGCGGGGCAGTTCCGCGCCCTGCTCACGGGTGACGAAGCCGAGGATGTGGTAGCCGCCGGGGCCCACCGGCGCGCTGACCACCTGGCCCATGTCGCTTTCACGGCTGCGGGAGAAGAAGCTCATCAGGTCCTGGGCGGCGCCGTAGATGCTTTTCACCAGCGGGATATGGAAGACCAGGCGCTCCAGGGCGTCGAGCAGTTTGCGCACCAGGTAGGCGCGCAGCAACACACCGAGCAGGAAGACCAGTACCAGGCCGGTCGCCAGGCCCATGCCGGGCAGGTAGGCCTGCGGGGGCAGCAGCCAGGAGATCACCGCGCCCAGCACGGCTTCGGCGCTGCTGCCGATCCAGTACAGCAGGTACAGGGTGATGGTGATGGGCAGGATCGCGACCAGGCCGCGGAGGAAGGTGCTGCTAAGTTTCTTCATGGGTAGGCGTTTTTGGTTCGGGGTGATGGAAGCATCCTACCCAAGCCTGGCCGTACCTGCTCGCCTGGCGGCCGGGCTCAACCGCGGGGAGTACGGGTCCAGGCCAGATTGCGCCTGCGCAGGCCGGCCACGCTGATCAGGGTCAGTTGTATCAGGGCGGGGGGGCTGGCCAGCAGCAGGGCCAGTCGTCGGCGGCTCAGGCCCAGGCCCAGGGCACCCGCCGTCAGGTAGGCGAAGTAGCCCGCCCCCACCAGCAAGGCCATGAGTATCAGCGCGGGCTGAGCGCTCAGCAGGCTGCACAGCAGCGCGGCCAGATACAGCAGCAGCACCAGGGGGCGGCTCAGGGTGAGCAGGGTCAGTGCCGCATCGCGCAATGGGCGTTGACGGCGGCGCAGGCCTTCCAGCCACAGCGCGGCGGCCTGGGCGCGCCCCAGAGACAGGTTCCCCTGGGCCCAGCGACTGCGCTGCACCCGCAGTTGTTGGGCGTCCACCGCGCTGGGGGATTGCACCCGGGTGTCGGGCAGGAAGACCACCCGATGGCCGGCGCGCAGCAGCCGCAGGCTGTGCTCGCTGTCCTCGGCAAGGGATTGGGCGCGCCAGGGCAGGGCCTCGAGCACCGCGCGGTGGAAGACCATGCCGGTGCCCCGCAGCAGTACCGCCTGGTCCGGGCGTTTGCCGGCGTAGAACAGGGCGTTTTCCAGGTGGCTGCCCACCGCGGCC
Proteins encoded:
- a CDS encoding 3-oxoacyl-ACP synthase III family protein, giving the protein MTRIANLVATSHYVPERKVSNEELNKHFTELGLPEVIGKFAKSTGIEQRWYAPDDWASSDLALQAARKVLDKADLQPEDIDLIVLGTDSPDYITPATSTVLQHKLGAKNAGTFDVGCACASFPTAFAAAAGLIATNPALKKVLVVSVYMMHKLGDPDDPTIFFYGDGAGAAILEPGDKPGFIGTALQADGAFADAWGIYAGGTAEPANEEALQEGRTKVKLVKRYPPEINDEGWPRLFKRLAAENNFTADDVDQVIFTQVRKPTIELAAENIGVPVEKCHMVMDKWGYTGSACIPMALDDAIEQGKIKSGDLVVMIGSGVGYNQAATAFRMP
- the lpdA gene encoding dihydrolipoyl dehydrogenase — encoded protein: MADTIELKVPDIGDFDAVDVIEVLIAAGDRVEQEQSLLTLESDKATMEVPAERAGTITEVRIKVGDQVAQGDVVALLQPEESEGDAEEGKAAQAEAPAEKAAPDNAHAPAQTAEKGGDQPAPAPAPSDAPDEVDADVVVLGAGPGGYTAAFRAADLGLKVILIEKHASLGGVCLNVGCIPSKALLHAAKVIEEAAEFAEHGVSFGKPKLDLKKLGGWRDQVIGKLTAGLKGLAKQRKVEVVQGEARFTDPHTFEVTAKGRKSRRIRFRHCILAAGSRPVAPPGMDLDHPLIMDSTDALQLEDVPKRLLVIGGGIIGLEMATVYQALGARVTVVELADRLIPGVDADMVKPLRKRIEPRYEAIYLGTRVTALEPGKKQVKVRFEGKDAPDEDSFERVLVAVGRRPNSDRLNVEAAGLKLDEHGHIPVDEFQRSNVAHIHVIGDLAGQPMLAHKATHEGKVAAEVIAGHKSAFEPRCIPSVAYTDPEVAWAGLTEEQAKARGIAVDKAVFPWAANGRALSLNADSGMTKLLFSQETGRLLGGAITGPNAGDLISEVVLAIEMGAEAEDIALSIHPHPTLSETVAMAAEAAAGTLTDLYLPKR
- a CDS encoding dihydrolipoyllysine-residue acetyltransferase, producing the protein MADSVEIKVPDIGDFDAVDVIEVLVSVGDSIEQEQSLLTLESDKATMEVPASRAGKVTEVKVKVGDKVAQGDVIALLEPVDSEDAKEADTPDDQAAARPEADEQAEQPAPEAPSEEASGTEPSEPEPAPSAAGGEPPEHPVKKDHQPLAPLDVASQTKAHASPAVRRFARELGAPLERIQGSGRKGRILKEDVQGFVKQALSGGTAATATPGMGGIPPIPAVDFSKFGEVEKVALSRIKRIAGPHLHRSWLNIPHVTQFDEADITELEAFRKAEKARAEGEGVKLTPLAFMVKASAAALRRYPDFNSSLAPEGDALYYKKYCHIGVAVDTPQGLMVPVIRDADTKGIYDIARDLIELSAKARDGKLAPGDMQGGCFSISSLGGIGGTAFTPIVNAPEVAILGVSRAAMKPVWDGEQFQPRLMLPLSLSYDHRVIDGAAAARFTTYLAELLGDLRRLIL
- the aceE gene encoding pyruvate dehydrogenase (acetyl-transferring), homodimeric type, giving the protein MADTPKDVDPQETSEWLDALDAVIDVEGPERAHYLLEALVDKARRSGGHIPFKATTAYQNTVPPHMEERSPGDHELEWRLRSIIRWNAAAMVVQANKEHDGIGGHIASFASSATLYDVGFNHFWHARTEEHGGDMVFIQGHSAPGIYARAYLEGRISEDQLRKFRQDTLPDALTSYPHPWLMPDFWQFPTVSMGLGPIMAIYQARFMKYLHHRGIIDASQRKVWCFLGDGEMDEPESLGAIGLAAREGLDNLVFVVNCNLQRLDGPVRGNGKIIQELEGEFRGAGWNVLKVVWGSYWDPLLAKDTKGLLRKRMEEAVDGEYQNFKAKGGAYTREHFFGKYPELKAMVANMSDQDIWRLNRGGHDPHKIYAAYHAAVNHRGQPTVILAKTVKGYGMGAAGEGQNITHQQKKMGTEALKAFRDRFNIPVSDEDIAEAPFYRPDPDSPEIKYLRERREQLGGPLPARHHQVDPLEVPELSAFDLLLKDSGDREMSTTMAFVRALSILLRDKKLAKHIVPIVPDEARTFGMEGLFRQLGIYSSQGQLYEPQDADQLMFYKESKTGQILQEGINEAGAMSSWIAAGTSYANHGVPMIPFYAYYSMFGFQRVGDLAWAAGDMQARGFLMGGTAGRTTLNGEGLQHQDGHSHLLSATIPNCVSYDPAFAYELAVVIQDGLRRMYAEQENVFYYITMMNENYVQPAMPEGAEEGIRRGMYLLRDGGQGKLKVQLLGSGTILREVIEAADLLKKDWKVSADIWSCPSFTELRRDGIDAERWNMLHPEDKPHTAYVADCLKGRKGPAVAATDYMRSFADQIRPWMDRRYLVLGTDGFGRSDTRERLRNYFEVDRHYVTVAALKVLADDGEIPAKTVSEAIKKYGIDPEKARPEHG
- a CDS encoding DUF502 domain-containing protein; protein product: MKKLSSTFLRGLVAILPITITLYLLYWIGSSAEAVLGAVISWLLPPQAYLPGMGLATGLVLVFLLGVLLRAYLVRKLLDALERLVFHIPLVKSIYGAAQDLMSFFSRSRESDMGQVVSAPVGPGGYHILGFVTREQGAELPRGLAGDDLVAVYFPMSYQIGGYTVFLPREVLQPVDMPVDEAMRFALTAGLSGGRENHPAQPHQGKQAN
- a CDS encoding glycosyltransferase family 2 protein, with amino-acid sequence MTLIALALLSLSLLVLLYYAAHAWRALRNTGQPPTQRNDPRHRFLVLIPAHDERREIAATVRACRALDYPAALFRVLVIADNCTDDTAERARSAGAEVLERHDPARPGKGQALAWALPRVLAAPLDAVVVLDADCSLERRALRSLDAHLASGARVLQCSYQPSNPDAGAISYMAAVGSHLENALFYAGKRPDQAVLLRGTGMVFHRAVLEALPWRAQSLAEDSEHSLRLLRAGHRVVFLPDTRVQSPSAVDAQQLRVQRSRWAQGNLSLGRAQAAALWLEGLRRRQRPLRDAALTLLTLSRPLVLLLYLAALLCSLLSAQPALILMALLVGAGYFAYLTAGALGLGLSRRRLALLLASPPALIQLTLISVAGLRRRNLAWTRTPRG